In the Salmo trutta chromosome 33, fSalTru1.1, whole genome shotgun sequence genome, one interval contains:
- the LOC115172503 gene encoding creatine kinase, testis isozyme isoform X2, with amino-acid sequence MEKINDQMAKLTIKRLSPEEEFPDLSQHNNHMAKVLTQDMYTKLRDRATPNGFTIDGVIQTGIDNPGHPFIMTVGCVAGDEETYEVFKELLDPIIEDRHGGYKPTDKHKTDLNPDNLKGGDDLDPNYVISSRVRTGRSIRGFCLPPHCSRGERRGVEKMSVEALDSLSGDLKGKYYALKNMSDAEQQQLIDDHFLFDKPVSPLLLASGMARDWPDGRGIWHNDTKTFLVWVNEEDHLRVISMQKGGNMKEVFNRFCTGLTKIETLFKDKGTSFMWNEHLGYVLTCPSNLGTGLRAGVHVKIPNMSKHAKFEEVLKRLRLQKRGTGGVDTAAVGGTFDISNADRLGFSEVELVQMVVDGVKLLVEMEKKLEKGQSIDDLMPAQK; translated from the exons ATGGAGAAAAT CAATGATCAAATGGCTAAACTGACCATCAAGAGGCTGTCACCTGAGGAGGAGTTCCCTGACCTAAGCCAGCACAACAACCACATGGCCAAGGTCTTAACCCAGGACATGTACACCAAACTCCGAGACCGTGCCACCCCCAACGGCTTCACCATAGATGGTGTCATTCAGACGGGGATTGATAATCCTG GCCATCCCTTCATCATGACTGTGGGATGTGTGGCTGGAGATGAGGAGACATACGAGGTCTTCAAGGAGCTGCTGGATCCCATCATTGAGGACAGACATGGGGGATACAAGCCTACAGACAAGCACAagactgacctcaacccagacaACCTGAAG gGTGGAGATGACCTGGACCCCAACTATGTCATTAGCTCCCGTGTCCGAACAGGCAGGAGCATCCGTGGGTTCTGCCTGCCCCCACACTGCAGCCGTGGAGAGCGAAGGGGTGTTGAGAAAATGTCAGTCGAAG CTCTGGACTCCCTGTCCGGTGACCTGAAGGGGAAGTACTATGCCCTGAAGAACATGTCAGAtgctgagcagcagcagctaatTGATGACCACTTCCTGTTTGACAAGCCTGTGTCTCCTCTGCTGCTGGCCTCTGGCATGGCCCGGGACTGGCCTGATGGCAGGGGTATCTG GCACAATGATACCAAGACCTTTCTGGTCTGGGTCAATGAGGAGGACCACCTGCGTGTCATCTCTATGCAAAAGGGTGGCAACATGAAGGAGGTGTTCAACCGTTTCTGCACTGGCCTCACAAAG ATTGAAACCCTGTTCAAAGATAAGGGCACTTCATTCATGTGGAATGAGCACTTGGGCTACGTTCTCACCTGCCCATCCAACCTGGGCACAGGGCTACGTGCTGGAGTCCACGTCAAGATCCCCAACATGAGCAAGCATGCCAAATTTGAGGAAGTGCTCAAGAGGCTAAGGCTCCAGAAACGTGGAACCG GTGGGGTGGACACCGCAGCTGTGGGTGGCACCTTCGACATCTCCAACGCAGACCGCCTGGGCTTCTCTGAGGTGGAGCTTGTGCAAATGGTTGTGGATGGTGTTAAGCTGCTGGTTGAGATGGAGAAGAAGCTGGAGAAGGGCCAGTCTATTGATGACCTCATGCCTGCCCAGAAGTGA
- the LOC115172503 gene encoding creatine kinase, testis isozyme isoform X3 — translation MPFGNTHNVLKLKYASSEEYPDLSQHNNHMAKILTPAIYERLRSKQTPSGFTLDDVIQTGIDNPGHPFIMTVGCVAGDEETYEVFKELLDPIIEDRHGGYKPTDKHKTDLNPDNLKGGDDLDPNYVISSRVRTGRSIRGFCLPPHCSRGERRGVEKMSVEALDSLSGDLKGKYYALKNMSDAEQQQLIDDHFLFDKPVSPLLLASGMARDWPDGRGIWHNDTKTFLVWVNEEDHLRVISMQKGGNMKEVFNRFCTGLTKIETLFKDKGTSFMWNEHLGYVLTCPSNLGTGLRAGVHVKIPNMSKHAKFEEVLKRLRLQKRGTGGVDTAAVGGTFDISNADRLGFSEVELVQMVVDGVKLLVEMEKKLEKGQSIDDLMPAQK, via the exons ATGCCTTTCGGAAACACCCACAACGTGCTAAAACTGAAGTACGCTTCTAGTGAGGAGTACCCAGATCTCAGCCAGCACAATAATCATATGGCTAAGATCTTGACTCCTGCCATCTACGAGCGTCTAAGGAGCAAACAAACGCCCAGTGGATTTACATTGGATGATGTCATTCAAACCGGGATTGATAACCCAG GCCATCCCTTCATCATGACTGTGGGATGTGTGGCTGGAGATGAGGAGACATACGAGGTCTTCAAGGAGCTGCTGGATCCCATCATTGAGGACAGACATGGGGGATACAAGCCTACAGACAAGCACAagactgacctcaacccagacaACCTGAAG gGTGGAGATGACCTGGACCCCAACTATGTCATTAGCTCCCGTGTCCGAACAGGCAGGAGCATCCGTGGGTTCTGCCTGCCCCCACACTGCAGCCGTGGAGAGCGAAGGGGTGTTGAGAAAATGTCAGTCGAAG CTCTGGACTCCCTGTCCGGTGACCTGAAGGGGAAGTACTATGCCCTGAAGAACATGTCAGAtgctgagcagcagcagctaatTGATGACCACTTCCTGTTTGACAAGCCTGTGTCTCCTCTGCTGCTGGCCTCTGGCATGGCCCGGGACTGGCCTGATGGCAGGGGTATCTG GCACAATGATACCAAGACCTTTCTGGTCTGGGTCAATGAGGAGGACCACCTGCGTGTCATCTCTATGCAAAAGGGTGGCAACATGAAGGAGGTGTTCAACCGTTTCTGCACTGGCCTCACAAAG ATTGAAACCCTGTTCAAAGATAAGGGCACTTCATTCATGTGGAATGAGCACTTGGGCTACGTTCTCACCTGCCCATCCAACCTGGGCACAGGGCTACGTGCTGGAGTCCACGTCAAGATCCCCAACATGAGCAAGCATGCCAAATTTGAGGAAGTGCTCAAGAGGCTAAGGCTCCAGAAACGTGGAACCG GTGGGGTGGACACCGCAGCTGTGGGTGGCACCTTCGACATCTCCAACGCAGACCGCCTGGGCTTCTCTGAGGTGGAGCTTGTGCAAATGGTTGTGGATGGTGTTAAGCTGCTGGTTGAGATGGAGAAGAAGCTGGAGAAGGGCCAGTCTATTGATGACCTCATGCCTGCCCAGAAGTGA
- the LOC115172503 gene encoding creatine kinase, testis isozyme isoform X1, with protein MCLLFSNDQMAKLTIKRLSPEEEFPDLSQHNNHMAKVLTQDMYTKLRDRATPNGFTIDGVIQTGIDNPGHPFIMTVGCVAGDEETYEVFKELLDPIIEDRHGGYKPTDKHKTDLNPDNLKGGDDLDPNYVISSRVRTGRSIRGFCLPPHCSRGERRGVEKMSVEALDSLSGDLKGKYYALKNMSDAEQQQLIDDHFLFDKPVSPLLLASGMARDWPDGRGIWHNDTKTFLVWVNEEDHLRVISMQKGGNMKEVFNRFCTGLTKIETLFKDKGTSFMWNEHLGYVLTCPSNLGTGLRAGVHVKIPNMSKHAKFEEVLKRLRLQKRGTGGVDTAAVGGTFDISNADRLGFSEVELVQMVVDGVKLLVEMEKKLEKGQSIDDLMPAQK; from the exons ATGTGTTTATTGTTCAGCAATGATCAAATGGCTAAACTGACCATCAAGAGGCTGTCACCTGAGGAGGAGTTCCCTGACCTAAGCCAGCACAACAACCACATGGCCAAGGTCTTAACCCAGGACATGTACACCAAACTCCGAGACCGTGCCACCCCCAACGGCTTCACCATAGATGGTGTCATTCAGACGGGGATTGATAATCCTG GCCATCCCTTCATCATGACTGTGGGATGTGTGGCTGGAGATGAGGAGACATACGAGGTCTTCAAGGAGCTGCTGGATCCCATCATTGAGGACAGACATGGGGGATACAAGCCTACAGACAAGCACAagactgacctcaacccagacaACCTGAAG gGTGGAGATGACCTGGACCCCAACTATGTCATTAGCTCCCGTGTCCGAACAGGCAGGAGCATCCGTGGGTTCTGCCTGCCCCCACACTGCAGCCGTGGAGAGCGAAGGGGTGTTGAGAAAATGTCAGTCGAAG CTCTGGACTCCCTGTCCGGTGACCTGAAGGGGAAGTACTATGCCCTGAAGAACATGTCAGAtgctgagcagcagcagctaatTGATGACCACTTCCTGTTTGACAAGCCTGTGTCTCCTCTGCTGCTGGCCTCTGGCATGGCCCGGGACTGGCCTGATGGCAGGGGTATCTG GCACAATGATACCAAGACCTTTCTGGTCTGGGTCAATGAGGAGGACCACCTGCGTGTCATCTCTATGCAAAAGGGTGGCAACATGAAGGAGGTGTTCAACCGTTTCTGCACTGGCCTCACAAAG ATTGAAACCCTGTTCAAAGATAAGGGCACTTCATTCATGTGGAATGAGCACTTGGGCTACGTTCTCACCTGCCCATCCAACCTGGGCACAGGGCTACGTGCTGGAGTCCACGTCAAGATCCCCAACATGAGCAAGCATGCCAAATTTGAGGAAGTGCTCAAGAGGCTAAGGCTCCAGAAACGTGGAACCG GTGGGGTGGACACCGCAGCTGTGGGTGGCACCTTCGACATCTCCAACGCAGACCGCCTGGGCTTCTCTGAGGTGGAGCTTGTGCAAATGGTTGTGGATGGTGTTAAGCTGCTGGTTGAGATGGAGAAGAAGCTGGAGAAGGGCCAGTCTATTGATGACCTCATGCCTGCCCAGAAGTGA